Sequence from the Pedobacter sp. D749 genome:
TGCGTCTAAGAAAGCTTCGGTTTTAGAAAAGGCAACACCACCAAACTTAGCAGATACCAATGCACTTAAACTTAGGTTTTTGTATGTAAAGGTGTTATTCCAACCCGTTATCAAATCAGGATTTAAATTTCCTACATATTCTTGTATTGCTGTTCTGGTTGGCTTTCCATCGGCATCCAATATGATTTGGCCAGCTGCATTACGCGCAAGTTTAAAAATATACAAATCGTTAAAAGAACCTCCAGATTTAATGATTGAATTAAATCCTTCATCATTGCTACCTACCTGGTATTCCGGGTTTTCGGCGATAAGCTCTACGATCTTATTTCTATTGCGCGATAAATTAAGTGTTGAGTTCCATTTAAAGTCATCATTTTTTACAGGATCTCCACCAAATGTTAACTCAAAACCCTGGTTCGTTACCTTACCCGCATTTACATAATAAAAAGTATAACCAGAACCAGAAGGCGCTGTTAAAGATAAAAATTGATTCGTACTGGTATTTTTATAGTAAGTAAAATCAAAACTTAACCTATCATTTAGAAAACGACCTTCTAAACCAATCTCATTACTAATTATCTTTTCGGGCACCAATGTTGCAAATGGGGTTTGTGTATTTCTGTTAATCCCACCTATGCCATCTGGTCCGCCTGCACCACCTATGGTGTTACCAGGGTTTACAATGTTATAGGGTACCTCGTTACCTACCTGAGATGTAGATGCCCTTACCTTTAAGAAATTGATTTCTTTAGGCATGGCTACCATTTGGCTAATGATTGCCGATAAACCAGCTGAATAGTAAAAATAAGAGTCATTTCCGGTGGTAGCTAGTGTAGAGGCATAGTCGTTTCGGCCAGCCAAATCAACATAGATCATATCTTTAAAGCCCAATGAAGCATTAGCGAATAAGCCTTGTTTCTGAACTCTGCTGTAAGTTTGGTTAATAACCAGATTATATGGCAGGTTTGCAAAACTAAAAAAGTTTGGGTACTGAAGCGGCACTGTACCGTTTCCAAAAGTCATCCCATCGTTAAAAGTATAATCTTGGATGCTTGCGCCCAGTACACTGCTCAAGCTTAATTTACCAAAAGTATTATCATAGCTTAAAATAGCATCGCCATATAAGGCTTTGTCATTATATTTAGCGTAATTCCAGGTACCGTTAGAACTTACACTTACCGAGTTTCCACCTGCAGCATAACGATAATCTAATAGTCTGTCATTATAATCAATGTTACCACGTACATCAAACTTAAAATGTGGTAAAAATGCATACGATGCTTTTGCTGTAGCAATTACCCTGTTGCTGGTAGAAAGTTTTGGGTCGTTATACAACTCCCAATAAGGGTTGTTTTGTTTTTCCTCGCTGGAGTACCAGTTTTGTTTAAACAGATTTCGGGTAGCATCAAAAATTTGATAATTGTTTTTGTAATCATCAAAATTTCTTTCCCGTGCAAATAGATATAACCCTGTTATTGGGTTGTTGTAATAACCCGCACCAGGGCGGTTCTTCGACTTTTCGTAAGAAAATCTTACATTACCGCTTAAAGTAAGTTTGTCATCAAATAACTTTGTTTCCTGACTTAACGTAACATTATGCTTATTGTAAGTACTGGTTGGTACAATACCTGTTGCATAATTGTTACCGTATGAAAAATAAGTAGTTGTTCTTTCATTCCCTCCAGATACAGATACCGAATTAATCGTATTCACGCCGGTCTGAAAAAAATCATCGATATAATTACTCTGGTAATTTCCTTTGGTTTTAGACCAACTCCTATCATTTCCGGCATCAGCTCCATAACTGAACTGAAATTCTGGTAATGTAGCAGCACTGCTGAAATTGGTTATAGAATTTAAAGCAATTGCGATTTTGCCGTTTTGACCTTTTTTTGTATTAATTAAAATCACACCATTTGCACCCTGACTTCCATATAAAATGGCACCGTTTGCGCCTCTTAAAATAGTAACCGATTCAAAATCATCCTGATTTAGCGCTGATAAACCATCACCTGCATCAGTGCCTCCGTAAGATCCCGGCTGCCCGCCTTTGTTATTTACAACTGGTACACCATCAATTACAAAAAGAGCTTCGCTGTTTCCCGCAATTGATTTAGAACCCCTTAATACTGTTTTTGTTGATCCTCCTACACCAGAGTTACTGATTCCCACATCAACACCTGCAGCCTTGCCACTTAGAGCTTCCATGAAATTGGGACTGCCAGCTTTTGTTAATTCTGGACCAGCGAGTTGCTGAGCAGCAAATGTAAGTGCTCTTTTCTCACGTTTTACACCCAAAGCGGTAACTACCACCTCTGTTAAGTTTGCATTACCGGAAGGTTTTAGCTTTACTGTTACATTGGTTAAATTACTAATGTTTACCTCTTGCGAATCCATGCCGACATAAGAAATCACCAAAATTGTGGCCTCATCAGGAATGTTTAGCACGAACTTACCGTCATTTCCTGTAAGTGTTTTAGCGCTGGTTCCCTTAGCCACCACAGTTGCACCAGGGAGTGGAAGCCCGGTCTCATCAGTTACCAATCCATTGATCGTTTTAGCTAGTTTGTAGCTAACACTTTTTGGAGTGTTTACCATTGGAATGATGTTTTTGTTTCTTACAGTACCTTCACCCCTGGCTGCATTTTGTAAGCAAAGACCAGCTACAGCTACGAGTGCTAGGTTCCGCAGACCTTTGGTTGCGCTAGGAATTTTGATTTCTAGCGCATTGATAGCAGAATAAATGTTACTCATTTTCATACAATTTGTTAGTTTAGTTTTAGTTTACTCCATTAAATGTCCAGCCTTAGGCATTCAAACCGCATCAAATGATTTTTAGCACTGTTGAATAAAAAACATAAAACGTTTTATGAACTCTTAACAATGATTAGTTAGGAGGTGCAAATTTGAATAGTTTAGTTTTAGTTCTGTATTGTTAAGTGTTTAAATGCTCAAGTTTTAGGTTGTTTACTTTTAGGTTGATAAGACGATATTTAATTTTGTTGCTGTAATTTATAAAAATATTGTTACAATTCAATTAATTGTTAAAATTCAATTAATCAAAGAGAATTTTTAGCTAACCAAATGTGTTTAACTGCTTAATAAGTTAATTACATCACAAGAAAAAAGTTGGTTGGTTTAGGTTGTATGCTTATGGCAGGTATATCTGCCATAACATTTGCTGCAACTACAGAATCTGATCGGATTCTGTAGTTGCTGAGCCCAAAGAATTTTATCGGCCGGTGGGACATTACTGTTGAGGTAAACGGAAAACGGGCAGCCAGTAAAAGTATCAGGCTTAAACTGTAGCGAAAATAACCGCTACCAGAACCAAGGTTTCCTGTACTTTGGTTAATGTTACGTCAGATAAAAGCGGTACCAAATTATCAATAGTGATGAAGCTTACTCCAGTGGCAAGTTCGAAAAGCAACTGAAAGACTTTATACATAAGAAATAGCCACGATGTGTTTTCAGACGTGGGGTGTTGTCAGCTGTTACCAACTGACTGCAAGAGAATGTCTAAGCGTTCATACTAAAAAACTTCTAATCCCGTATTAAGCAGCACCATATAAACAGCTAAATAACATACCAAAAATGCCGTTGATAATGCAAAATATCGTGTTAACTTATGGCTGCCTTTTTTAAATGGGAGTAAAAACAGGATATTGAATATTTCAGATAACAAGGCGCAGATGAAATTTAAACAGACCATCACACAGCTAAACGCCACAACTAAAATGGCCGGCTGAATAATGATTCCCGAAGGAAGGCCATAGAGTGCCCCCATAATAAAACTGATTAATAGGATAATCATGGCATATTTTAATCCTGATTTAAACTGGATCAGGAAATAGCTACCCAATTTAGGGAGGGGCATTTTAACTTTCGCTGGTTTTAATTCTTTTTCAATTATCTGTGTTTCCAATCCCTCTTCTAAATTGGCTTCATTTGTTTTATGCTTTTTGCCTCTCTTTTGTTTCCTGTAACGTGGCCACCAGATTATAAAACCTGTAATAAAAAGCGCAAGTGGCATTAGGCCGGCAATAAGGGCGATAATTTGTGTAGGCCTGCCACCGAAGCTTCCGTAGTGGATAGGTGTTAACCAGCTGAGGTAAGCATTACCGACATTGGGGAAATCCTTACGGCTGTTTAACAATGTTTTGCCTGTGTATTGATCTACAATCAACATTTCCCGTTTTCCAACCCTCGGAAGATTTCCACTCATCATGTCGAGGCGATATGCACCCATTTTATCTGCAGGGAAGGCAATACCACCAATGTAAGCATTAGGCATTTTTTCCTTGGCTGCATGAACAATAGCTGTAAGTGGCAATGAAGTAGCTTCTGCGTGCCATGCTGATTTAGCACCCAGGAGTTGGGCAACACCCTGCGGCGATTTTCCGCTAAGCAAAAATAACAGCGGAATAACAAGCGTAGAAAAAGTGATTGAGAAACCAGTAAGGCTCAATATTGCTACAATAGGTGAGGAGTAAAAACCCAGTGAATTGTGCCAATCATAGTTTTGGCGTTTAAATGATCCGCTAAACCTTACCGTAAGTACCGATTTTAATTGTTTCCATTTCTTTGGAATCCATAAACGCAGACCAGAGATGGTCAGGATTAAAAGGCAAAGGGAAGCCAGTCCGCAGATATATCGTCCGGCAACCGGAATCAGCAGAGTCCGGTGCAGTTCGGTAACCACATGGATGAAAGAACTGGTATGTATTCTTTTACCACCTATTTTTCCGGTATAGGGATTAATAAAAGTTTCTTCATTACTTTTTAAATTGATTACGCTATAAGCTTCATTGGGGTTCTTGAAGTTATTTAGCATCAGGTAATCTATTTTTAGCTTAGGATAGTTCTTTTTTATGAGTGGCAAAATCTCTTCCACGGGCAGTTTTTGCTTTTGCGCAATCACCTCAAACAGATCTGGATTCAAAGCCCGGTCAATCTCGTCCTGAAAAACAAGTATGCTTCCTGTAATGCCTATAAAAGCAACAATTGCCCCGGCAATAATGCCAATATAAAGATGCCATTTACCAAACCACCTCTTTTGGTGTTTTGCCCAGCTTAGTTTTTTAGGATTCTGTTCTGATTTCATTTTGGAGCGTTTTACAGCTTTGCAAAAGTTACGTTGGTTTATACCCACAAAGAAATCGTTTTAATTGGTATTGTGCAAATTATATTTAATGAGTCTAAATAAGGTGCTTTAGATTGACGTGAAGACATTGGCAGGCCAACAACTGCCCAATTTTAGTTTGCTTATTTTCCAGGACAGGCATTATTTAATTGGCTTGAGTCGTGATCTTTGAGACACGATAATTGAGGAATATTACACCAGAATATCAGGTATTAAGCCGCTCGATTTTAAAGCTATTTAAGTTTTATGGTGAAAATTGGGCGGACCTGACACTTTTAAATAATGTATTTTTAACCTGCTTATTATCAGTTGTTAATGGCTTTTTGATTGTGCTGATAAGCTTATTCTCACTATATTGGCTGACCATTATTGTAACAAAAAAGATGTGGAAAACTTTTTTGTGGTAAAAAGTGGTAAAAAGTGGTAGAACTATTTACTTTTACAATTGATAAAAAGTGTAGATACCACTATGACCCAACTTTTAGGAGAATTCGATTGTAAACTTGACGCAAAGGGCCGCCTTATGGTACCTGCTGCGCTTAAGAAACAATTGCCTGAATCTGAGAAAGAAGGGTTGATCATTAACCGAGGTTTTGAGAAAAACCTGGTAATCTATCCAAAGAAAGTTTGGGATGCCATCGTTACTGATCTAAGCAAACTGAACATCTACGAAAAAAACAACAGAGAATTTATTCGTTCGTTTACCAGGGGTGCAACTGAGCTTTCGCTTGATGCAGCTGGTCGTGTGCTTTTGCCAAAATCGCTGGTTGATTATGCGGGTATAGGAAGTGATCTTGTGTTGGCTTGTCAGTTAGATCGTATTGAGGTTTGGGATAAAAAATCTTACGAAGATATTTTTGATGATGTACCTGAAAATTTTGCAAATCTCGCTGAACAGGTAATGGGTGGAAAGAAAGGAGGGGTTGATGTCGAATAATTATCATGTGCCCGTAATGTTGCAGCCGTGTATTGATGGCTTGAATATTAAGCCTGATGGGGTTTATGTTGATGTAACCTTTGGTGGTGGTGGTCACTCGAAAGAGATTTTGAAACATCTCGGTCCAAAAGGAAGATTGATAGCCTTTGATCAGGATCCTGATGCTCAGGCAAATGTTCCTGCTGATGCCCGTTTTATTTTTATCGACCAGAACTTCGGTTTTCTGAAAAATAATCTCCGTTTAAAAGGTTTTAAGCAGGTTGATGGTATTCTGGCTGATCTTGGTGTTTCCTCTCATCAGTTTGATGTGCCGCAACGTGGTTTTTCCATCCGTCATAATGCAGATCTGGATATGCGCATGGATCAGCACCGCGATTTAACAGCCGCTGAAATATTGAATACCTATACCGAAGATAAGCTGCATAAGATATTTGGGATTTACGGGGAAGTTAAAAATGCGAAATCTCTGGCGCGAGCTATTGTGACTTCGCGTTTAGAACAGCCTTTTACTGATATCGACAGTTTGAAGTCAGCTATTGCCGGTTATATCCCGAAGGGAAAAGAAAATAAATATTTAGCGCAGGTTTTTCAGGCGCTGCGTATAGAGGTGAATGCAGAAATTCAGGTGCTTGAAGATTTTTTGATGCAGGCCGCTGATGTGCTGAAGCCAGGTGGTCATTTGGTGGTGATGTCATATCATTCTTTAGAGGACAGGCCGGTTAAAAACTTTATGGCAAAAGGGAAATTTCAGGGAGAGGTAGAAAAAGATTTCTTCGGGAATCAGCAAAAGCCATTTAATGTAATTACACGCAAAGCGATAATTGCCACTGATGAGGAGATTGCGCAAAACAATAGGGCCCGCAGTGCGAAACTTAGAATTGCAGAAAAGATATGAACAGGTTTAGGGAAGAGATAGAAGAGGAAGAGGTTGGGCCTGAACCAGAGTTAAAAGCTGTGCCCAAAAGGCCAAAAACTGCTGAAGAAAAAATGGATAGCAATTCATTTATCAGCAAGCTTTTTAATGATGGATTAGTAAGTAAAGAGGCGGCAACTGATGCTTTGCCTTATTTGTGTTTTCTGGCCCTTTTAGGAATGATTTATATCGCCAATAGCCATTTTGCGGTGAACAATGTACGCCGTATTGATAAATTAAATAAAGAAGTAAAAGAATTAAGATGGGAGTATAAATCCCTTAAAGCCGACCTGATGTTCAAGAGTAAATTGACGGAGGTTGCTAAAAAGGTAGATACCCTTGGTATAAAAGAACTGATTGAACCACCAAAAAAAATAATTGTTAAAAGCGATGAATATTAGAGCAAACATCTTGCTTCGTGTATATCTGGCATTTGGCTTAATTGTGCTTTTTGCTTTCGCGGTGTTTTTACGCCTCGGTCAGGTGCAGTATGTGCAAGGGAAAAAATGGAAAGCTATGGCGGATAGTCTTTCTACACGATATGTAAATGTGGAAGCTACCCGTGGGAATATTTATTCTAACGACGGGAGTTTGCTGGCTACTTCGATACCGGAATACGAACTGCGTATGGATATGTTTGCCGGTGGCATAGCTGATGATAAAGTATTTAATGAAAAAGTAGATTCGCTGGGATATAAATTATCGCAGATTTTTCAGGATAAAACAGCTAAAGAATATGCACGTTATCTGCGCAAGGGCCGTCAGGATAGTGCGCGTTATTTGTTGATCCACCGTAAAGTAGGTTATGCTGATCTTAAAACCATCAGAACTTTTCCTTTATATAATATTGGTAAGTTCAGTGGCGGTTTAATCGCTGTTCAGCAAAACAAACGGATTCTTCCTTTTCAGGCTCTGGCTGCCCGTACCATTGGTTATAAAAACGAAAATGTTAAAAACGGAGTGGGTTTAGAGGGTGCATATAAAGAATATATCAACGGTGAAACCGGAAAAAGATTGATGCAGCGTATCGCAGGCGGTGTTTACATTCCAGTGAACGAAGAGGCTGAGGTAGCGCCAAAAGATGGTGCTGATATTATCTCTACCATTGATGTAAACATGCAGGATCTGGCACAAAGTGCTTTAGAAAAACAACTGATCAAATCGCAGGCCGATCATGGTACTGTGATATTGATGGAAGTGGCCACGGGCGAAATCCGTGCGGTAGCCAATTTCTCTAAAGTAGAAGAAGGGGTTTATAAAGAAAAGTTTAATTATGCCATTGCAGGTAACCAGGATCCTGGCTCAACTTTTAAACTGGCTTCTTACATGGCGCTTTTGGAAGATAAGCTAATCGATACCAATACAATGATCGGGACAGGTTACTATCAGATCCCTGGAAAGCTGATTACGGATTCACACCCGAAAATTGAAACAGTTACCGCAAAAAAAGCCTTTGAAACGTCTTCTAATGCAGCAATTGCCAAGCTGATCAATATGCATTATGGCAACGATCCGATAAAATTTACCGATCACTTATATGATTGGCATCTGAACCAAAAAATGGATTTACAGATTCCTGGCGAGGCAATGCCGGTAGTTAAAAATCCTAAAACGAACAAAAGCTGGAACAAAAACATGACCCTTCCACAGATGGCTTATGGTTATGAAATGCAGTTGACACCGCTAAAAATGCTTACGATGTATAATGCGGTGGCTAACAATGGAAAAATGGTGGCGCCAATTTTTGTAAAAGAGATCAGAAGATTGGGCAATCCGATTGAACAGTTTAAGGCCAGGGTGATCAATGATAAAATCTGTTCGGATGTTACCCTTAGCAAAATCAAGAAAATGCTCGAAGGGGTAGTAACTGAGGGCAGTGGAAAGCAGGTTGTTTACAATCCATTATATCCGATTGCGGGTAAAACAGGTACTGCCCAGGTGGCTGATGCAAATAAGGGATATAAAGCCAATAAACAATATCAGGCATCTTTTGTTGGGTATTTCCCGGCAGATAAACCTAAGTATTCGTTGATCGTTGTTATCAATGATCCTAAAGGTGCTTATTATGGTGCTACGGTTTCAGGCCCGGTGTTCAGGGAAATTGCCGACCGTATTTATGCCAGCGATATGCAGATGTACAATGATGTACCTACGCGCCTGGTTGGTAATACCGGAACACCGCCAACAAAAGCCGGACAGAGTAAAGCAACTCAGAAAGTATATAAGGCATTCGGATTTAAGCCGCTTTTTGCTTCAAAATCTGAGTATTACAATATTATTGATACCAGTGCGGGAACAGTTTTTCAGGAAAATAACGAGCGTAAAGGTGTAATGCCAAATGTTGCAGGAATGGGACTGAAAGATGCATTGTACCTTTTAGGTAACGCTGGTTTAAAAACCAAAGTTTTTGGATCAGGAAAAGTAATCAGCCAGTCTATTGCTGCCGGAACGAAGGTGGGTAAGGGATTGGGTGTACAAATAGAGTTGAATTAAGGTGTAAGGTAAAAGGTATAGGGTTTAAGGTCTTGCTACTCGATACTCACTACTTAATACTAAAAAAAATAAAAAAATGCAATTACAAGATTTACTTTACGGCGTAACGATTAAAGAATTGGTTGGTAAAACCGATAGGGAAATCAGTGCGCTGAATTTCGATTCGCGTAAAGTAGGTAAAGATGATATCTTTTTTGCAATAGTAGGAACTTTGGCTGATGGACACCAGTTTATTGAGCAAACCATTCAGCAAGGCGCAGGTGTGATCATCTGCGAAAATTTGCCGGAAATCCAGGACTTTACGGTTACTTATATTAAAGTAGAAAATACGTCAGTTGCTTTAGGGATTATTGCCGGTAATTATTTTGGAAACCCTTCAGCAGACTTAAAACTGATTGGTATTACCGGTACAAACGGAAAAACCACCATTGCTACCCTTCTTTTTAAATTATTTAAAGATTTAGGTTATAAAACCGGGCTTTTATCAACAGTAGAGAATTATATCAATGATACTGTAGTGCCTGCCACGCACACTACACCGAATCCTATTGCCCTAAACCAGCTTTTAAGGGATATGGTAAATGCTGGCTGCGATTTTTGCTTTATGGAAGTGAGTTCGCATGCCGTGTCACAACACCGGATCGAAGGATTAACTTTTTCTGGTGGTGTATTTTCGAATTTAACACACGATCATTTAGATTTTCATAAAACTTTTGATGCTTATCTGAAAGCTAAAAAGGCATTTTTTGATATGCTGCCTAAATCGGCATTTGCATTGACCAATATCGATGATAAAAATGGTATGGTGATGCTGCAGAATACCAAAGCACATAAAAAAACCTA
This genomic interval carries:
- a CDS encoding PepSY domain-containing protein is translated as MKSEQNPKKLSWAKHQKRWFGKWHLYIGIIAGAIVAFIGITGSILVFQDEIDRALNPDLFEVIAQKQKLPVEEILPLIKKNYPKLKIDYLMLNNFKNPNEAYSVINLKSNEETFINPYTGKIGGKRIHTSSFIHVVTELHRTLLIPVAGRYICGLASLCLLILTISGLRLWIPKKWKQLKSVLTVRFSGSFKRQNYDWHNSLGFYSSPIVAILSLTGFSITFSTLVIPLLFLLSGKSPQGVAQLLGAKSAWHAEATSLPLTAIVHAAKEKMPNAYIGGIAFPADKMGAYRLDMMSGNLPRVGKREMLIVDQYTGKTLLNSRKDFPNVGNAYLSWLTPIHYGSFGGRPTQIIALIAGLMPLALFITGFIIWWPRYRKQKRGKKHKTNEANLEEGLETQIIEKELKPAKVKMPLPKLGSYFLIQFKSGLKYAMIILLISFIMGALYGLPSGIIIQPAILVVAFSCVMVCLNFICALLSEIFNILFLLPFKKGSHKLTRYFALSTAFLVCYLAVYMVLLNTGLEVF
- a CDS encoding SusC/RagA family TonB-linked outer membrane protein; the encoded protein is MSNIYSAINALEIKIPSATKGLRNLALVAVAGLCLQNAARGEGTVRNKNIIPMVNTPKSVSYKLAKTINGLVTDETGLPLPGATVVAKGTSAKTLTGNDGKFVLNIPDEATILVISYVGMDSQEVNISNLTNVTVKLKPSGNANLTEVVVTALGVKREKRALTFAAQQLAGPELTKAGSPNFMEALSGKAAGVDVGISNSGVGGSTKTVLRGSKSIAGNSEALFVIDGVPVVNNKGGQPGSYGGTDAGDGLSALNQDDFESVTILRGANGAILYGSQGANGVILINTKKGQNGKIAIALNSITNFSSAATLPEFQFSYGADAGNDRSWSKTKGNYQSNYIDDFFQTGVNTINSVSVSGGNERTTTYFSYGNNYATGIVPTSTYNKHNVTLSQETKLFDDKLTLSGNVRFSYEKSKNRPGAGYYNNPITGLYLFARERNFDDYKNNYQIFDATRNLFKQNWYSSEEKQNNPYWELYNDPKLSTSNRVIATAKASYAFLPHFKFDVRGNIDYNDRLLDYRYAAGGNSVSVSSNGTWNYAKYNDKALYGDAILSYDNTFGKLSLSSVLGASIQDYTFNDGMTFGNGTVPLQYPNFFSFANLPYNLVINQTYSRVQKQGLFANASLGFKDMIYVDLAGRNDYASTLATTGNDSYFYYSAGLSAIISQMVAMPKEINFLKVRASTSQVGNEVPYNIVNPGNTIGGAGGPDGIGGINRNTQTPFATLVPEKIISNEIGLEGRFLNDRLSFDFTYYKNTSTNQFLSLTAPSGSGYTFYYVNAGKVTNQGFELTFGGDPVKNDDFKWNSTLNLSRNRNKIVELIAENPEYQVGSNDEGFNSIIKSGGSFNDLYIFKLARNAAGQIILDADGKPTRTAIQEYVGNLNPDLITGWNNTFTYKNLSLSALVSAKFGGVAFSKTEAFLDAYGVSKRTGDIRDAGTTMPINAIKGNTPVTSIDPVDYYNVIGDRNGIMEPYVFSRTNVRLAQISLAYNIPIKGSAIKSASVSLIGRNLFFFYKKAPFDPEQAMSTNNSNQANDVFAVPATRSYGFNLKLNF
- the mraZ gene encoding division/cell wall cluster transcriptional repressor MraZ, encoding MTQLLGEFDCKLDAKGRLMVPAALKKQLPESEKEGLIINRGFEKNLVIYPKKVWDAIVTDLSKLNIYEKNNREFIRSFTRGATELSLDAAGRVLLPKSLVDYAGIGSDLVLACQLDRIEVWDKKSYEDIFDDVPENFANLAEQVMGGKKGGVDVE
- a CDS encoding penicillin-binding protein produces the protein MNIRANILLRVYLAFGLIVLFAFAVFLRLGQVQYVQGKKWKAMADSLSTRYVNVEATRGNIYSNDGSLLATSIPEYELRMDMFAGGIADDKVFNEKVDSLGYKLSQIFQDKTAKEYARYLRKGRQDSARYLLIHRKVGYADLKTIRTFPLYNIGKFSGGLIAVQQNKRILPFQALAARTIGYKNENVKNGVGLEGAYKEYINGETGKRLMQRIAGGVYIPVNEEAEVAPKDGADIISTIDVNMQDLAQSALEKQLIKSQADHGTVILMEVATGEIRAVANFSKVEEGVYKEKFNYAIAGNQDPGSTFKLASYMALLEDKLIDTNTMIGTGYYQIPGKLITDSHPKIETVTAKKAFETSSNAAIAKLINMHYGNDPIKFTDHLYDWHLNQKMDLQIPGEAMPVVKNPKTNKSWNKNMTLPQMAYGYEMQLTPLKMLTMYNAVANNGKMVAPIFVKEIRRLGNPIEQFKARVINDKICSDVTLSKIKKMLEGVVTEGSGKQVVYNPLYPIAGKTGTAQVADANKGYKANKQYQASFVGYFPADKPKYSLIVVINDPKGAYYGATVSGPVFREIADRIYASDMQMYNDVPTRLVGNTGTPPTKAGQSKATQKVYKAFGFKPLFASKSEYYNIIDTSAGTVFQENNERKGVMPNVAGMGLKDALYLLGNAGLKTKVFGSGKVISQSIAAGTKVGKGLGVQIELN
- a CDS encoding FtsL-like putative cell division protein, producing the protein MNRFREEIEEEEVGPEPELKAVPKRPKTAEEKMDSNSFISKLFNDGLVSKEAATDALPYLCFLALLGMIYIANSHFAVNNVRRIDKLNKEVKELRWEYKSLKADLMFKSKLTEVAKKVDTLGIKELIEPPKKIIVKSDEY
- a CDS encoding UDP-N-acetylmuramoyl-L-alanyl-D-glutamate--2,6-diaminopimelate ligase; translation: MQLQDLLYGVTIKELVGKTDREISALNFDSRKVGKDDIFFAIVGTLADGHQFIEQTIQQGAGVIICENLPEIQDFTVTYIKVENTSVALGIIAGNYFGNPSADLKLIGITGTNGKTTIATLLFKLFKDLGYKTGLLSTVENYINDTVVPATHTTPNPIALNQLLRDMVNAGCDFCFMEVSSHAVSQHRIEGLTFSGGVFSNLTHDHLDFHKTFDAYLKAKKAFFDMLPKSAFALTNIDDKNGMVMLQNTKAHKKTYALKQLADFKAKIIENQFSGLHLDIDNEDVYFKLVGSFNAYNLLAVYGTAILLEQDKLKVLTLLSRLSGAEGRFDYITSADKIIGIVDYAHTPDAVQNVLSTIANIRKGTEQVITVIGCGGDRDKTKRPIMAQVACDWSDKVILTSDNPRTEDAQTIINDMEAGVSPSNQRKTLSILDRREAIKTACHLAQPGDIILVAGKGHEKYQEINGVRSHFDDKEILLEQLKPIS
- the rsmH gene encoding 16S rRNA (cytosine(1402)-N(4))-methyltransferase RsmH; translation: MSNNYHVPVMLQPCIDGLNIKPDGVYVDVTFGGGGHSKEILKHLGPKGRLIAFDQDPDAQANVPADARFIFIDQNFGFLKNNLRLKGFKQVDGILADLGVSSHQFDVPQRGFSIRHNADLDMRMDQHRDLTAAEILNTYTEDKLHKIFGIYGEVKNAKSLARAIVTSRLEQPFTDIDSLKSAIAGYIPKGKENKYLAQVFQALRIEVNAEIQVLEDFLMQAADVLKPGGHLVVMSYHSLEDRPVKNFMAKGKFQGEVEKDFFGNQQKPFNVITRKAIIATDEEIAQNNRARSAKLRIAEKI